In Streptococcus dysgalactiae subsp. dysgalactiae, the following are encoded in one genomic region:
- a CDS encoding regulator, translated as MIIEFLQFLSFIFLDIIEIMLLLTLFSRISTISVPLKRIFYLSLGIITVETIFLTFYTDNLNIDVISVGRLIFFLGIAFYYGKSRTNLLLLFYALFTFIAPNLFLRFITLFVIPLLKLTSDKAAANYFLVYGLVYIGIFLTYAMIKLLRYNFNHWKTKLQSLGYRCLLVMTTLSMLAYYSLLDISYIGVTSQTLKQRIVLGYLFLLFVLVTILDRWAKRTVTKNALFKDD; from the coding sequence ATGATTATTGAGTTTCTTCAATTTTTAAGCTTTATCTTTTTAGATATTATTGAAATAATGTTACTACTAACATTATTTAGTAGGATTAGTACCATTAGCGTTCCCCTCAAAAGAATTTTTTACTTATCTCTTGGTATTATTACCGTTGAAACGATATTTTTGACCTTTTACACAGATAATTTGAATATAGATGTTATCTCTGTTGGTCGTCTCATTTTCTTTTTAGGCATAGCTTTTTATTATGGTAAGTCACGAACAAATCTACTACTGCTATTTTATGCTCTTTTTACCTTTATCGCTCCCAATCTCTTTTTACGGTTTATTACTCTATTTGTGATTCCTTTGTTGAAACTAACGTCTGATAAAGCTGCTGCTAATTATTTTTTGGTTTATGGTTTAGTGTATATTGGTATCTTCTTAACCTATGCTATGATAAAGCTTCTGAGATACAACTTTAATCATTGGAAAACTAAACTTCAATCTTTAGGTTATCGATGCTTGCTAGTGATGACAACACTTTCGATGCTTGCTTATTATAGCTTGCTTGATATTTCCTACATAGGGGTGACCAGTCAAACATTAAAGCAACGGATTGTGCTTGGGTATCTCTTCTTACTGTTTGTTTTAGTGACTATTTTAGACCGCTGGGCCAAACGAACAGTGACTAAAAATGCACTTTTTAAGGATGACTAA
- a CDS encoding glycoside hydrolase family 1 protein — protein sequence MVDFDNSQASRLLNPKLSTAAQDFYQMGQEAARLLLQKIESPQKAVNSCQLPVQLFIRESSHFINLHHFDLSIELYQTYGDWESKHVVDLFVAFSKVCFQEFGDRVKDWFVHNEPMVVVEGSYLMQFHYPAIVDGKKAVQVAYNLALVTAKVIQAYRRGPAELWNNDLFMEAAVHGKFPEELVAVLKKDGVLWQSTPEELALIAENRLDYLGLNFYHPKRVKAPDVIPVISPSWSPEWYYDPYLMPGRRMNVDKGWEIYPEAVYDIAVKMRDHYDNIPWFLSENGVGISGEERYRDETGQIQDDYRIQFLKEHLTHLHKGIEAGSNCFGYHVWTPIDGWSWLNAYKNRYGLVENNIHTQVRRPKASAYWFKEVANHNRLT from the coding sequence ATTGTAGATTTTGATAATAGTCAAGCCTCCCGTTTGTTGAATCCCAAATTAAGCACAGCAGCTCAAGATTTTTACCAAATGGGGCAAGAAGCAGCAAGATTACTACTGCAAAAAATTGAAAGTCCTCAGAAAGCTGTAAATTCTTGCCAGTTACCTGTCCAATTATTTATTAGAGAAAGTAGTCACTTTATCAATTTGCATCATTTTGACCTGTCAATTGAACTCTATCAAACCTATGGTGACTGGGAATCCAAACATGTTGTGGACTTATTTGTGGCCTTTAGCAAGGTTTGCTTTCAAGAATTTGGTGATCGGGTTAAGGATTGGTTTGTCCACAATGAACCTATGGTCGTTGTGGAAGGCTCCTATTTAATGCAATTTCATTACCCTGCTATCGTGGATGGGAAAAAAGCAGTCCAGGTCGCCTATAATCTAGCCCTAGTCACAGCCAAGGTTATTCAAGCTTACAGACGAGGTCCAGCAGAACTTTGGAACAATGACTTGTTTATGGAAGCTGCTGTTCATGGGAAATTCCCAGAAGAATTGGTTGCGGTATTGAAAAAAGATGGGGTTCTGTGGCAATCAACGCCAGAAGAATTGGCTCTTATTGCTGAGAATAGATTGGATTATTTGGGATTGAATTTTTACCATCCTAAGCGCGTGAAGGCTCCGGATGTCATTCCAGTGATTAGCCCATCTTGGAGTCCTGAATGGTATTATGATCCCTACCTGATGCCTGGCCGCCGCATGAACGTGGATAAGGGGTGGGAGATCTATCCTGAGGCTGTCTATGATATTGCCGTCAAGATGCGAGACCATTACGACAATATCCCTTGGTTCTTATCTGAGAATGGTGTAGGGATTTCAGGAGAAGAGCGTTACCGTGATGAAACTGGCCAGATTCAAGATGACTATCGTATCCAATTTTTGAAAGAACATCTGACCCACCTCCACAAAGGAATAGAAGCAGGTTCGAATTGTTTTGGATACCATGTATGGACACCAATTGATGGCTGGTCTTGGCTCAATGCCTACAAAAACCGCTATGGCCTTGTGGAAAATAATATCCATACCCAAGTGCGACGCCCCAAAGCTTCAGCTTATTGGTTCAAGGAAGTGGCTAATCATAATCGCTTAACTTAA
- a CDS encoding GntR family transcriptional regulator: protein MGDRLPTEKELSEQFSVSCITSKRALVELEQEGLITRSRGKGSFVAEKQVKSPGANKDLLLILPFASEDELGDYAKGIMTSIAETGYRLLVQLASTVRLDTLSDYAGIIYYPEDVNHSIDFLFYCDHHHIPLVLLDKSLDPFQFPAVVADNKGGAYQLTQHLIDQGCDQILFVATESFGEVSSFRDRYLGYLEAMAETSLPSSYFPKEKAETSDAYLNRLATVLSEMTDPKTGLVVENDCWLFS, encoded by the coding sequence ATTGGTGACCGTCTACCTACTGAAAAAGAATTGTCAGAACAATTTTCGGTAAGCTGTATTACTTCTAAGCGAGCGCTTGTAGAACTGGAGCAAGAAGGCCTAATCACGAGAAGTCGTGGAAAAGGAAGCTTCGTAGCTGAAAAGCAAGTGAAGTCCCCTGGAGCGAATAAGGATTTATTGTTGATTCTTCCTTTTGCTTCTGAGGATGAATTGGGGGATTATGCTAAGGGAATTATGACCTCCATTGCTGAAACAGGTTACCGTCTCTTGGTTCAATTGGCCAGTACGGTAAGGTTAGACACCCTGTCAGACTATGCTGGTATTATTTATTACCCAGAAGATGTCAATCACAGTATTGATTTCCTGTTTTACTGCGACCATCATCACATTCCGCTAGTCTTGTTGGATAAATCTCTGGACCCTTTTCAGTTTCCGGCTGTTGTGGCGGATAATAAAGGAGGTGCCTATCAATTGACTCAGCATTTGATTGACCAAGGCTGCGACCAGATTTTGTTTGTGGCAACCGAATCCTTTGGGGAAGTGTCATCGTTCAGAGACCGTTATTTGGGTTATTTAGAGGCAATGGCAGAAACTTCTTTGCCATCCTCGTATTTTCCCAAGGAAAAAGCTGAAACCTCTGATGCTTATCTGAACCGCTTGGCGACCGTTTTATCGGAGATGACAGACCCTAAGACAGGCCTGGTAGTGGAAAATGATTGTTGGCTATTTAGCTGA
- a CDS encoding glycoside hydrolase family 38 N-terminal domain-containing protein: MVTKKVHIISHSHWDREWYMAYEQHHMRLINLIDDLLELFQTDPDFHSFHLDGQTIILDDYLQVRPEREPEIKQAIATGKLRIGPFYILQDDFLTSSESNMHNMLIGKEDCDKWGASVHREMIPRFEKAYEVGHYLAKEAAQQIAGAVNTSDFPTDSQPFLLFNTSGHSKTSVTELSLTWKKYYFGQRFPKEVYQEAQEYLTGLSQSFQVIDVSGNTISEADILDTSIAFDYDLPKRTFREPYFAIKVRLRLPITLPAMSWKALALQLGNETAPSARVPLYDDSNQCLENEFLKVMIQTDGRLTITDKQSGGSYQDLLRFEDCGDIGNEYISRQPTHDQPFYADQGSTKLNIISNTAQVAELEIQQTFAIPVSADKLLQAEMEAVIDITERQSGRSQEEAELTLTTLIRMEKNNPRLQFTTSFDNQMTNHRLRVLFPTHLKTDRHLADSIFETVRRPNYPDAAFWKNPSNPPHKNAL, translated from the coding sequence ATGGTAACCAAAAAAGTACATATTATTTCACACAGTCACTGGGATCGCGAGTGGTACATGGCTTACGAGCAACACCACATGCGTCTGATTAACTTAATAGATGACCTGTTAGAACTTTTTCAAACGGATCCTGATTTTCATAGTTTTCATTTGGATGGTCAAACCATTATCCTAGATGATTATTTGCAAGTACGCCCCGAACGAGAACCTGAGATTAAACAAGCCATTGCTACGGGAAAACTCCGTATCGGTCCCTTCTATATCTTACAGGACGATTTTTTGACCAGCAGCGAGTCCAATATGCACAACATGCTCATTGGCAAGGAGGATTGTGACAAATGGGGCGCTAGTGTTCATCGGGAAATGATACCCCGTTTTGAAAAAGCCTATGAAGTCGGACACTATTTAGCAAAAGAAGCTGCCCAACAAATTGCTGGCGCAGTTAACACGAGTGATTTCCCAACTGATAGCCAGCCCTTCCTCTTATTTAATACCAGTGGCCATTCCAAAACAAGTGTTACTGAGCTCAGCCTGACCTGGAAAAAATATTATTTTGGCCAACGCTTTCCTAAAGAGGTTTACCAAGAAGCTCAAGAGTATTTGACAGGACTCTCCCAATCTTTCCAAGTCATTGATGTATCAGGAAATACTATCTCAGAAGCAGACATTTTGGACACAAGCATCGCCTTTGACTACGATTTGCCCAAGAGAACCTTCCGAGAACCTTATTTCGCCATCAAAGTGAGATTACGGCTACCAATAACTCTCCCAGCCATGTCTTGGAAAGCCTTAGCATTACAACTAGGAAACGAGACAGCTCCTTCAGCAAGGGTCCCACTCTACGACGATAGTAATCAGTGCCTTGAAAATGAGTTTCTAAAAGTTATGATACAAACCGATGGCCGTCTAACCATCACCGATAAACAGTCAGGGGGGAGCTATCAAGATCTCCTACGGTTTGAAGATTGTGGCGATATTGGAAATGAATACATTTCTCGCCAACCAACTCATGACCAACCTTTCTATGCGGACCAAGGGAGCACCAAGCTTAACATCATTAGCAACACCGCTCAAGTTGCTGAACTTGAAATCCAGCAAACCTTTGCCATTCCTGTCTCCGCAGATAAGCTCTTACAGGCTGAAATGGAGGCTGTCATTGACATCACGGAACGCCAATCAGGACGTTCACAAGAAGAAGCTGAACTGACCTTAACAACCCTTATCCGAATGGAGAAAAACAATCCTCGCCTCCAATTCACCACAAGTTTTGATAACCAAATGACTAATCATCGCTTGCGCGTCCTATTCCCAACACACCTTAAGACAGACCGTCATCTAGCTGACAGTATTTTTGAAACTGTCAGACGTCCAAATTATCCAGATGCTGCCTTTTGGAAGAATCCAAGTAACCCACCGCACAAGAATGCTTTGTGA
- a CDS encoding alpha-mannosidase: MSLFDGEKGITIGNYGLNEYEILPDSNTIAITLLRSVGEMGDWGYFPTPEAQCLGQHSLSYSFESINRQTQFSSYWRAQEAQGPILVEQTSHHTGSLRAEHNYVTGADDQAALTAFKHRPSDNALITRSYNLSNDKTCDFSLNLPNHKARVTNLLEKDSNQTLPNQLGKAEILTLVWKKG; this comes from the coding sequence GTGAGTCTCTTTGATGGTGAAAAGGGGATCACTATTGGTAACTACGGCCTCAACGAATATGAGATTTTACCAGATAGCAACACCATTGCCATCACTCTCTTACGTTCTGTTGGTGAGATGGGGGACTGGGGTTACTTCCCAACACCTGAAGCCCAGTGTCTTGGCCAGCATAGCTTATCTTATAGTTTTGAAAGCATCAATAGGCAAACACAATTTTCCAGCTATTGGCGGGCACAAGAAGCCCAAGGTCCTATCCTAGTCGAACAAACCAGCCATCATACGGGAAGCTTAAGAGCGGAGCATAACTATGTCACTGGTGCAGACGATCAAGCCGCTCTAACGGCTTTCAAACATCGCCCATCAGACAATGCCCTTATCACGCGCAGCTATAATCTCTCAAACGATAAAACTTGTGACTTTAGCCTAAACCTGCCAAACCACAAAGCCAGGGTCACTAATTTGTTAGAAAAAGATAGCAACCAAACCTTGCCCAACCAACTTGGCAAAGCGGAAATCCTGACCCTAGTCTGGAAAAAAGGATAA
- a CDS encoding ParB N-terminal domain-containing protein gives MILDGHSRAFCALELGWKRIPVIYDDADDWPHYGVCVLACQERGISSVLDLKEAIVNQKTYQNAWIGFCQQLSQCKTESRSNTDESDLEKS, from the coding sequence ATGATTTTAGATGGTCATAGTAGAGCTTTTTGTGCTCTAGAGTTAGGCTGGAAAAGGATTCCAGTGATTTATGACGATGCTGATGACTGGCCGCATTATGGCGTTTGTGTGTTAGCCTGTCAAGAACGAGGGATTAGCAGTGTACTAGATTTAAAAGAGGCTATTGTTAATCAGAAAACGTATCAGAATGCCTGGATTGGCTTTTGTCAGCAACTAAGTCAATGTAAAACCGAGTCCCGGAGTAATACTGATGAGAGTGATTTGGAAAAGAGTTAG
- a CDS encoding GNAT family N-acetyltransferase: MSVSIRLATLEDAETLLAIYAPYVTDTAVTFDYEVPNLEAFKKCMVQIMAFYPYLVAEEAGSILGYAYASAFHARAAYAWSAEVTIYLAMENKGKGVGTKLYQALERYLTKMGILNCNACIASTACESPYLANHSQLFHEKMGYQLAGKFHQVGYKFDQWFDMIWMEKMLGDHNLAITKPKSIQEVLGMTKMIASLQPSQYYLSEDKLRAVRDWLPKDEAVMQPIIIRKMDGKI; the protein is encoded by the coding sequence ATGAGCGTAAGCATTCGTTTGGCGACCTTAGAGGATGCAGAAACACTCTTAGCTATTTATGCCCCCTATGTGACCGATACTGCGGTAACTTTTGATTATGAAGTACCGAACTTAGAAGCTTTCAAAAAGTGTATGGTACAGATAATGGCTTTTTACCCATACTTGGTGGCAGAAGAAGCAGGCTCTATCTTGGGCTATGCTTATGCCAGTGCTTTTCATGCACGAGCGGCCTATGCCTGGTCAGCTGAAGTGACCATCTACCTTGCTATGGAGAATAAGGGAAAAGGGGTTGGCACCAAATTGTATCAAGCGTTAGAAAGGTACTTGACTAAGATGGGTATTTTGAATTGCAATGCCTGTATTGCTAGCACAGCATGTGAATCTCCTTATTTAGCGAACCACAGTCAGCTGTTTCATGAAAAAATGGGTTATCAGCTCGCAGGAAAATTCCATCAGGTGGGTTATAAATTTGACCAATGGTTTGATATGATTTGGATGGAAAAAATGCTGGGTGACCATAACCTGGCTATTACGAAGCCAAAATCCATTCAAGAGGTATTAGGGATGACAAAAATGATTGCTAGTTTGCAGCCGAGTCAATACTACCTATCAGAAGATAAATTAAGAGCTGTCAGAGATTGGTTACCTAAGGATGAAGCGGTGATGCAACCCATTATCATTAGGAAAATGGATGGCAAGATATGA
- a CDS encoding LLM class flavin-dependent oxidoreductase, whose protein sequence is MKLNVLDYGLIDKNRTTREALDETIELAQKAEALGYHRFWVAEHHNIAAFAISSPELMMMELGIKTSRIRLGSGGIMALHYSAYKVAEIIKTLEARYPNRIDLGVGNFLGNPLVQSAMKSIHTKNDYPQVIRDLDAYLHHDKENPLPIAVNPKIDTEPELWTLSHSEETAQLAAELGLGYVFGIFPYMPLNTIEEAKKVSAIYHQNFKPSSQGSQPHLTLASFIVIADTAKEAEAMAKTLDIWMLGNDSFNEFTQYPDTDDASAYPLTQDQKELIKDNRTRAIIGDKETVKKQLDVLIKATQASEVLVIPLVPGLKQRIRSLELMAELYL, encoded by the coding sequence ATGAAACTGAATGTTTTAGATTATGGATTAATTGATAAGAATAGAACAACCCGAGAAGCATTGGATGAAACCATTGAATTGGCGCAAAAAGCTGAAGCATTAGGTTATCATCGTTTCTGGGTGGCTGAACATCATAATATTGCGGCCTTTGCTATTAGTAGTCCTGAATTAATGATGATGGAATTGGGGATTAAAACGTCTCGCATCCGATTAGGATCAGGAGGCATCATGGCCCTTCACTATAGTGCTTACAAGGTTGCAGAAATCATAAAGACCCTAGAAGCAAGATATCCTAATCGTATTGATCTCGGGGTAGGCAATTTTTTAGGTAATCCTTTGGTGCAGTCTGCGATGAAGAGTATTCATACTAAGAATGACTATCCTCAAGTTATTAGAGATTTAGATGCTTACCTGCATCATGATAAAGAAAATCCTCTTCCGATAGCTGTTAATCCCAAAATAGATACGGAACCAGAACTCTGGACCCTCAGTCATAGTGAAGAAACTGCACAACTAGCGGCAGAATTAGGGTTGGGATATGTATTTGGTATTTTCCCTTATATGCCACTGAATACTATAGAAGAAGCTAAAAAAGTTTCAGCTATTTATCACCAGAACTTTAAGCCATCATCACAAGGTTCACAACCTCATCTTACATTAGCTAGCTTTATTGTCATTGCTGACACTGCTAAAGAAGCAGAAGCTATGGCTAAGACCTTAGATATCTGGATGTTAGGAAATGATAGCTTTAATGAATTCACACAGTATCCCGATACTGACGATGCGTCTGCTTATCCACTCACTCAAGACCAAAAAGAGCTAATAAAAGACAACAGAACAAGAGCTATTATCGGTGATAAAGAAACTGTTAAAAAACAACTGGATGTCTTGATTAAAGCTACTCAAGCGAGTGAAGTCTTGGTTATTCCTTTAGTTCCGGGACTGAAACAACGTATCAGAAGTCTTGAACTCATGGCAGAATTATACCTATAA
- a CDS encoding 3-hydroxyacyl-CoA dehydrogenase family protein: protein MIIANNVLGFIANRIGFYANYDLMRLGEEVNVEIEAIDFLSIHALKRSTMGSYALADYTGLLLSDGGQKTYAQSKRDAPFFQERSLPKEMVNCSGKGYY from the coding sequence ATGATTATTGCTAATAATGTGTTAGGTTTCATTGCTAATCGGATAGGTTTTTATGCTAATTATGACTTGATGAGACTGGGTGAGGAAGTCAATGTAGAGATTGAAGCTATTGATTTTCTCTCTATTCATGCTTTAAAACGATCAACGATGGGCTCTTACGCTTTGGCCGATTATACTGGCTTATTGTTATCTGATGGGGGCCAAAAGACCTATGCTCAAAGCAAACGAGATGCGCCTTTCTTTCAAGAACGGTCTTTACCTAAAGAAATGGTCAATTGTTCTGGTAAGGGTTATTATTAA
- the rlmD gene encoding 23S rRNA (uracil(1939)-C(5))-methyltransferase RlmD — MVIKVKQKIPLKIKRMGINGEGIGFYQKTLVFVPGALKGEDVFCQVTAVKHNFVEAKLLTVNKASKNRAKPACPIYETCGGCQIMHLAYPKQLDFKDDVIRQALKKFKPAGYEQFDIRHTKGMKKPNHYRAKLQFQLRLFGGSVKAGLFSQGSHRLVPIDHCLVQDALTQEIINTITQLVDKYRLPVYNERNIAGIRTVMVRKAQASDQVQIVIVSSKEISLAGLIGDVTKAFPQIKTVALNINRSKSSDIYGEETEILWGQEAIYEEVLDYGFALSPRAFYQLNPEQTEVLYGEVVEALDVGTTDHIIDAYCGVGSIGLAFAGKVKSVRGMDIIPEAIEDAQKNAKVMGFDNTYYEAGKAEDIIPKWYKQGYRADAIIVDPPRTGLDDKLLKTILRYQPKQMVYVSCNTSTLARDLVQLATVYDVHYIQSVDMFPHTARTEAVVKLSKRHIDDHNINLEMTEDDMKDVNIKK; from the coding sequence ATGGTCATAAAGGTTAAACAGAAAATTCCTTTAAAAATTAAACGAATGGGGATTAATGGCGAAGGGATTGGTTTTTATCAGAAAACCTTGGTATTCGTTCCTGGTGCTTTAAAGGGAGAAGATGTTTTTTGCCAAGTCACTGCGGTTAAGCATAACTTTGTAGAGGCCAAGCTGTTAACGGTAAACAAGGCTTCTAAGAATCGTGCCAAACCAGCTTGTCCTATTTATGAAACTTGTGGTGGTTGCCAAATCATGCATCTAGCCTATCCTAAACAGCTAGATTTCAAAGATGATGTGATTAGGCAGGCCCTAAAAAAATTCAAGCCAGCTGGCTATGAGCAATTTGATATTAGGCACACTAAGGGAATGAAAAAGCCAAATCATTATAGAGCGAAGTTACAGTTTCAGTTAAGATTATTTGGGGGATCGGTCAAAGCTGGTCTGTTTTCTCAAGGGAGTCACCGTTTGGTTCCTATTGATCATTGTTTGGTTCAGGATGCATTGACACAGGAAATCATTAATACCATCACTCAGTTAGTGGATAAATACAGATTGCCTGTTTACAATGAACGCAATATTGCTGGTATTCGGACGGTAATGGTTCGGAAAGCACAGGCTAGTGATCAGGTGCAGATTGTTATTGTGAGTAGTAAGGAAATTAGTTTAGCGGGGCTCATTGGAGACGTGACCAAGGCTTTTCCTCAAATTAAGACGGTGGCTTTGAATATTAATCGTTCAAAATCGAGTGACATCTATGGGGAAGAAACTGAAATTTTATGGGGACAAGAGGCAATCTATGAAGAAGTTTTGGACTATGGATTTGCTTTGTCACCGAGAGCTTTTTATCAGCTTAATCCGGAGCAGACAGAGGTTTTGTATGGCGAGGTGGTGGAGGCCTTGGATGTAGGTACCACAGATCACATTATTGATGCCTATTGTGGCGTTGGTTCAATAGGCTTGGCCTTTGCAGGGAAAGTCAAGTCTGTGCGGGGGATGGATATCATTCCAGAAGCCATTGAGGATGCACAGAAAAATGCCAAGGTCATGGGCTTTGACAATACTTACTATGAGGCAGGAAAGGCAGAGGATATTATTCCCAAATGGTATAAACAAGGTTATCGAGCGGATGCCATTATTGTCGATCCGCCAAGAACTGGTTTAGATGATAAATTATTAAAAACCATTCTTCGTTACCAGCCTAAACAGATGGTTTATGTGTCTTGTAATACTTCTACTTTAGCCCGAGACTTGGTACAGCTGGCAACTGTTTACGATGTTCACTATATACAAAGTGTGGACATGTTCCCTCATACGGCAAGGACTGAGGCGGTTGTGAAATTGTCCAAACGACATATCGATGACCATAATATCAATCTAGAAATGACTGAGGACGATATGAAAGATGTTAACATCAAAAAATAA
- the recX gene encoding recombination regulator RecX, producing MKITKIEKKKRLYLVEFDDNDALYVTEDTIVHFMLSKDKQLEAGQLEQIKHFAQLSYGKNLALYFLSFQQRSQKQVKDYLLKHDIEESIIPDIIHHLQQDKWLDDAKLSETYIRQNQLNGDKGPQVLKQKLLQKGIASHDIDPILSQTDFNQLAQKVSQKLFSKYQGKLPPKALKDKLIQSLLTKGFPYDLAKHSLNQLNFDQDNQEIEDLLDKELDKQYRKLSRKYDGYTLKQKLYQTLYRKGYPSDDITSKLRDYL from the coding sequence ATGAAAATCACTAAGATCGAAAAGAAAAAGCGTCTGTATCTCGTTGAATTTGATGACAATGACGCTCTGTATGTAACAGAAGATACCATCGTCCACTTTATGCTTAGTAAGGACAAGCAACTTGAGGCTGGGCAACTTGAACAAATCAAACATTTTGCACAACTGTCCTACGGTAAAAATTTGGCCCTTTACTTCCTTTCTTTCCAACAACGCAGCCAAAAGCAAGTCAAGGACTATCTGCTTAAGCACGATATTGAGGAAAGCATTATTCCGGACATCATTCACCATCTCCAACAAGACAAGTGGTTAGATGACGCCAAATTATCGGAAACCTATATCCGTCAAAATCAGCTAAATGGTGATAAAGGCCCTCAAGTGTTAAAACAAAAATTATTACAAAAAGGCATTGCAAGTCATGACATTGATCCTATATTATCTCAAACTGACTTTAACCAACTTGCACAAAAAGTATCTCAAAAACTCTTCAGTAAGTACCAAGGAAAACTTCCTCCCAAAGCTTTAAAGGATAAACTGATCCAATCCTTGCTCACCAAAGGCTTTCCCTACGATCTGGCTAAACATAGTCTCAATCAGCTTAATTTTGACCAAGATAATCAAGAAATAGAAGATCTTCTTGACAAAGAATTAGACAAACAATATCGTAAACTCAGTCGCAAATATGATGGTTATACTTTAAAACAAAAGCTCTACCAAACCCTATACCGAAAAGGTTACCCGAGTGATGATATTACCAGTAAGTTAAGAGATTATCTCTAA
- the ntdP gene encoding nucleoside tri-diphosphate phosphatase, whose product MKLPKEGDFITIQSYKHDGRLHRTWRDTMVLKTTENALIGVNDHTLVTESDGRRWVTREPAIVYFHKKYWFNIIAMIRDNGVSYYCNLASPYVMDAEALKYIDYDLDVKVFADGEKRLLDVDEYEVHKKEMQYSADMDFILKENVKILVDWINYEKGPFSKAYISIWYKRYLELKNR is encoded by the coding sequence ATGAAATTACCTAAAGAAGGCGACTTTATTACAATTCAAAGTTATAAGCATGATGGTAGATTGCACCGAACCTGGCGCGATACTATGGTACTCAAAACAACTGAAAATGCCCTTATTGGAGTTAATGATCACACTCTTGTCACAGAAAGTGATGGTAGACGCTGGGTTACTCGTGAGCCTGCAATCGTTTATTTTCACAAAAAATACTGGTTCAACATTATAGCCATGATTCGAGATAATGGTGTTTCTTATTACTGTAACCTAGCTAGTCCCTATGTTATGGATGCTGAAGCCCTCAAATACATTGATTACGATTTAGATGTCAAAGTTTTTGCGGATGGTGAAAAGAGATTACTTGATGTTGACGAATACGAGGTTCATAAAAAAGAAATGCAGTATTCAGCTGATATGGACTTTATCCTAAAAGAAAATGTCAAAATATTAGTTGACTGGATTAATTATGAAAAAGGACCATTTTCCAAGGCCTATATCAGTATTTGGTACAAACGTTATCTTGAACTGAAGAATCGTTGA
- a CDS encoding DUF960 domain-containing protein, giving the protein MAFQKAKERYASFGVATSLPPELIDTFWEIIDHYLKGVFPLNNLLVFKLIKNKQYLSYEYIDRKHGLRIVFDYKARFDPFYPRTVYVVDNSGIETILLPHEIN; this is encoded by the coding sequence ATGGCATTTCAAAAAGCAAAGGAACGCTATGCCAGCTTTGGTGTAGCAACTAGCCTTCCTCCCGAATTGATTGATACGTTTTGGGAAATCATCGATCACTACCTAAAAGGTGTTTTTCCCCTTAATAATCTCCTTGTTTTCAAACTGATTAAAAATAAACAATATCTTTCTTATGAGTATATTGATCGAAAACATGGACTACGCATCGTTTTTGATTACAAAGCTCGCTTTGATCCTTTTTACCCAAGAACAGTCTATGTTGTCGACAATTCAGGTATTGAAACAATCTTACTACCTCATGAAATCAATTAA